The Terriglobia bacterium sequence ACGGAAATGGACACCGCAATCGCTGCAATGGCCACGACCGGCAAAAACGCTACAGCCGAAGGCAGGCTGGAGCGCAAGGCGGCGGTGACTAACGCCGCTAACGCGTATGCCAGAAATACCTCGGCTTGCAGGCTGAGGGAATGTTCGGGATCGCGCATGCCTTCGTCCTTTTGCGGCCCGCTGGAACCGGCGGCAGGCAACCAACGATGCACCAGCCCTGAGAACAGACTGGTGATGGTCCCAGTGATGTACGTCGTGGCGATACCCGGCAAGCTCAGACCCTTGACCGCGGCGCTTTGCAGTCCCATGGCCAGGCCGGAAACGCTGATCATCAAGTTCATCACAGTGCGGCTGTCCGGGCTGTGCGCGAAGCTGAGCGCGCAGAAAACCGCCAGGATCACGGTTTCAACATAGACCGCCCGGCGGACAGGCTTCCAGGTTTTGGCGCGGTCGCCTTCGCCCACAATGATGGCGCCCAGCACCACGCCGGCGATGAAAGCGATCAGCGCAACGAGCGAGCGTTCCGCCGCCGTGCTCTTCAGTTGCCCGGAGGAAATTCCCAGCAGCACCGCGTTGCCTGTCATGTTGGCGGTGAAAACGTGGCCGGATAGGTACATGAGGGCGTCCACGCTTCCGGCGGCCCAGGTGAAGAGAAGCACGGTGGCGCGGCGCGGAACAATGTCAAAGGCGCTTCTGCGGGGCATGTTTGCAACCTCCAGAGCCTTCAGGGCGGAGTCCCAGATGTCTGCGGGATTTTAGCCGCTGGGCAGGGAAGGAAACAACGTGTGAATCGCCGCGTTATAGCGTCAGGACGTCATGGATGATATCCAGTATCTTCTGTGTGCGCCGGTTGACGATGATCACGTCCACTCCAATCACCCGCCGGTCGCAGTAGCAGTCCACGGGCAGGCGAGGCAGCCGGTGTTCCAGCTCTTCAGGAAAAGGCTGAAGACGTTTCTGTAGTCCAGGAGGCAGAGTGCCGTCGCGCTCCAGGTGCTTCTGCAACCCTGGTGGAAGATGCTCGCGTTTAGCGAGCCCAGGCGGCAGATTTGACCGTTGATCGCGAAAATAATCGTGGATGATCTGCTGGTCGTGCCCGCTGAAGCGAACTGTTCCAGCGCTGCTACCGCGATCATCTTGTTGCTGCCCCTTGCCTTTGCCTTTGCCCTTGCCTTGGGCGGAAGCCGGAGTCACGAATAACGCCGCGCAGACTGCGCTGGCTAACATCATCTGCAAGATTCGCCTGGACATGTCGCCCTCCCTCATCGCACCACAGAAGTCCACCATACTCTGGCCGTGGCGCCGTGATCAAGTTGCGCCGGAACCCCACTCGCGTTACCAACGGACTGCCCGAATCAGATTTGCGTTGCTCGCTTCCGCCCGGCGGTTTATAAATGCGTCTACAAGGGGTGCCTATGCCCAGGCACGAGGAGCTTTTACAGGAATTTCAGCTATTCGCCCAGTCGGCCGCCAGCGTGGAAACGCTGATGGAACGCATGTGCCAGCGCCTGCACCACGAGCTGGCGCGCTACAACTGGGTCGGTTTCTACCTGCTGGACCCCAAAGACCACCATTTTCTCGTGGTGGGGCCGTTCGTCGGCAGCTTTACGCCCAACGCGCGCATCCCGCTTGACCGCGGACTCTGCGGCGCATGCGCCACCAGCGGCAAGACCATCGTGGTGCAGGACGTGGCCAAAGACCACCGTTATCTTCCCGGCACGGACATGGTCAAGTCAGAGATCGTGACGCCGGTTTTCGTGAAGAGCAAGTTCGCCGCTGAACTGGACATTGAAAGCTACTTCGCCAACACCTTCGGCCCTGCCGACCAGCAGTTCGTGGAAGCCTGCGCCGCGCTGGTGGGAAAGTACATGGACGGCGCCGGCTCCAAGCCGTAGCTGCGGGACGTCGGCTGTTGGCGGCGCAACCGTTGCCATCAATGCCTGCCGATGAGCGCAAGCACTCCGTCTTGCAGGAAATGCGAGACAATGCCAGGACGCAAGCTGCTGCGCCAGTGTGCCATCAGGCCCAGCATAGTTCCCAGAAGCGCAATCACCAGCGCGTACTGCCCGCCTTGGTACGAATGCGCAGCGCCAAAAAGAGCGCCTTGCAACACCAGCCCGGCTGGTCCGCTTTTCACCATCGCGGAAAGTTGTTTTTGCAGATAACCGCGGAAGACGATTTCCTCGCATATTCCGGCGGAGAGGGAGAGCAAGACCCAAACCGCGATCTCCACCGGGCCCTGCGGCAACATCTGGCCGATGTTGGCCTGCTGTTTGGCGTGGATCAGATGGGTGAACAGCCCCAGAACCACGTTGGACACAACCAGAAAACCCACAGCGATGCCGAAGTCGCGCAGCACCCCAGTCCAGCGCGCCCAACTGCCTCCAACCAGTTCGCGCAGGGTCACGCCGCGCGTCCGTGTACCCAGCCAGACCAGCGCAACGAAAAACCATTCGGCGAATATCACCAGGGCGTAACGCGCCACGCGTCCGTGGATGGCCGACGGCGCAAAGCCGCGGAGGTAGAAACTGCGCCCGGCGTAGGCAGCCAGCGCCAGTAACAGCAGCAGGGTGTGCCACCAGGGAGCGATGAGCTTCCATGGCGATGCGGGTGTTGGGCTGGTGGCGATGCTGTTCAAGGGCCTCCATCTACTGCAAACGGGAATGACAGATTTGGGACTGTAGTTCCTTTGGACGAAAGGGCCACTTCAGGGTAAGCAGACCCAACAGCGATTCCCGTGTGGCACAGGAACTCCTGCCTGTGCGCTTGTTCTTCCGATCAGAGTTGTCAGGCCGGTCTCAGTGTCGAAACCGGCCCGAAAAGTTAGCCCAGCATTCTTCCGCCTCCAGCCACCTGGTCTTACCCCAGTTGGTAGCCGAGCGCCCCCTTCACCCACGGAGCCGGCGTGCCATCCTGCTGGAAGAAGGCTTCCGTGACTTGTCCGCCGGTGGTGATGGTCAGCATGGCAAAGCCGTTCATCACGCGCGGGGGCAGGCTGGGGTTGGCGGTGTTGTCGTAGCATTGCACTTGCGACGCCGGCGCCTGCTGCAGTCCCCAGGCATTGCCGAAGGGCAGTGCTCCGTGGCCCACACAGCGGCCATACACGTTGTTCTTGGTGTAGGTGGGGTTGGGATAAACAATCCCATTGTGGACGTGGCCCCAATACCAGGCTTTAGGCGTGCCGCTGAGAGCCGCCGTGACTTGCGCCCATAGGCAGTTCCCCAGCCAGTCCGTCACCAGCTCTGAGCCGTCATAGGCGATGGGGTTGTGATGGGTGAGCACGATGGCGTTTTGTGCCGCGACTCCGCCCTTCACCAGACCCTGAATGAATGTCGGCTGTGCCAGATATCCGCTTCCGGTTCCTGGTATTCCTTGGATGCTTCCGTCCATGACCATGGGCGAGGGCGACCAAAACGCTGAGTCCAGCCCCAGGATGGTCCACGGTTTTCCCGGCTGCTGGGGATTGGCGTATTGCAAGGCGAAGTAGCTGGCGTTGTTTTGCAGCTTGAAGATGCTGCTGCTCAGGGCTTTGAAGTAGCCGAAGGCGCCGTCATACATCTCGTGGTTGGAGTTCAGGGTAAATGACTTTCCGGAATACGCTGCCGGCCACACCGAGAGCAGGTTGTTCTGTTCTTCGCTTGACGTGCCCGCGTAGTAGACGTCGCCAAGATGAATAATGTAGTCCGGATTCTGCCTGACGATGGCCTGCATCACGCTGGCTGCCGGACCGTTGGAGTAAGGGCCCGTTCCCCAGTCGCCGACGAGCGCGATCTTGACCTGATTCGGGCTGGCGCCGGTGATCGGCACTATCTTCGGAGTCTGCGCAAATGTCGCAAAATCGTCGCCGAAGTAGTGGTAGAGATACATCAGCACCGCCAGGTTCCAGTTGGGGTCCATCTGCCCGTAGGTGCTCTGGCTGTACCAGGTGCCGTCCGGGGCCACCAGTCCGGGCTTGCCCACCGCCACGGCGTTCAACAGGCTCTGGTAGTTGGCGGCGTTGATCTGGGTCACCGGCAGCCCGATCATCGTCTTCCATATGTCTCGCAGTCCTTTCAGAATGGGATCGTTGCCAGGATTGTTCATCCAGTAATCGAGCAGCCCGAATTCCACGGCGCCCTTGCCTCCGGGATTGGTGGCCGGCCCGCTCCACACGCCGGCCTTCTGCATCATCTGGATGACGATGTATTCGCTGGCCTGGACGAAGGTGTTGAAAAAACCTGTAGCCGATCGCAGCACCGGATCGGCTTGTATCCGGGCTTTCATTTTCTTCAGTTGGGGCGCCGTGAAACTGCGTACGGCGGCCCCGGATTTCCCTGCGGTAGTTGCTTTCCTGGACTGGGTGGCTTTCTTGGATGAAGTTGCCTTCTTGCGGGGTCTTGCTTTTGGCATAAATTCTCCTTGCGTATGCCGATCTTTCGATTGGGCGCAGTTAATTCCTCTAAGTTAAGGTGCACCGCGCTTCGCGGCCCCGGCGCAGAACCACCATCTCCCCCTGGCCGGCGCTGGAGAGAGCGATCAGGCTGATGCTGAAACCGCAAAGCATTGGATGAAACCGATGGCGAGAAACTTACTTGCGGGGTCCGTGCCGGCCATCCAGCATTCTCTACGCAAGAAGGGCAATATGCAATAACGCCGATCTCTTCATCCCCCTAGCCCCTCCCGTTCATCTTGAGCCGTTTTGCGGGCGTGAGCGCAGCGGGAGCCCGCAGGCGAAATCCTGAGCGAGCGGAGCGAGTCGAAGGACCTCTACCCCCATCGGCTTCATCCCCGGAAAATAAAGACTTAGCTCAAGTCATCCCCGGCGATGATTTTGTCATTCCGAACGGAGTGAGGAATCTGCTTTTGCCTTTCCGATCACCCGATGACCCGATCACCAGATCACCCGATCAGGCGCGCTTCGCGCACTCACACCCTAGGGCGCGGCCCATGATAGCGCAATTCCAATAGCGAATCAATAACGAAGTAGTACATGTCCACTGCGCGGGTCTAAGATCGATGCTGTTTTGTGACCCTCAGCCTGCATGGGTCAGCCCACATAACCACGATCTGCGCCGCAGGCGCGAAAGAGCCTAGCCCAGGTGCGTAAAGCCCTGGGGCGGGTTGAGGGAAGGGATCAAACCCGTAAGCAGTGACAGCTCTGCACGTCTTGACCGACATACTTCGCGCAAACCAAGGCATGTGGGGAAACGACGCTCGACATCTTGAGTGTAAACAGCAGGCACAACATGAGAGAATCATGCAGAAACGAACGATATGTCTAAACTCCACGACACCTTGCTGCAATATCCGCAGTTTTTTAAGGATAAACTGGAATCTGCCCCAAAGATCCGTGCTGCCGTAGACACAACTATCGGGCTGGTAAGCGATGTGCTTCTGGTAAGCAAGCTTCCATTCTTCCAGGACTATACGGACCACGGTTATCAGCACCTGTCAAAAGTCTTGGAAATTGCGGACAAACTCATTCAAGAGACAGCGAAAGACGTTTGCAGTCCAGAAGACATTGCTGTCCTAGCTTTTTCGATATTGTTGCACGACTTGGCTCTCCACCTCAGTGAGGCAGGTTTTCTTTCCCTAGTTGCACCTCAAGGGTGCGACGCTGGGGAAAAAGCGCCCATTCAAGATTGGCCGAGGCTGTGGGCGGAATTCTTATCGGTAGCCAGACATTGGGACGATCGCAAACTTGTCGAAATATTTGGCGCAGATGAATCTGGTGCACCCCTTGCCCTCGTAAGGAATCCCCTGGATCATTACGGCAATTTAACTGAGAGTGACCGTAAACTGATCGGTGAGTTTATCAGGCAGCATCATGCCCAAATGGCTTATGAATTTGCGATCGCGGGCTTTCCAGGCTCTGGGAGCCAACGCTTGAAGTTTGAGGCATTTGACCCTGAGCTTAGGGAAATAGCAGGTATTGTGGCACGCAGCCACGGATTCGCATTGCGTGACGGCATTCGAAATCTTGAGGACCGACAGATCAGCAAACTGGAACAAGATAATATTCATCCCGTTTTCTTAATGGGGATTCTTCGAGTCGCTGATTTTCTTGAGCTCGGTGCTGACCGGGCGCCTCTAATAGCGTTTACATACAAAGAATTCAAAAGTCCTGTATCAAAAAAAGAATGGCGAACGAATCAAGCATTTCGCGCGATTAGTTGGTCTAATCCTGATGCTGAATCCATTTATGTGCCAGCCAAGCCGAAAGATGTCTATTCGTTTTTGGAGCTTAGGAGATGGCTGCAGGCTATACAGTCCGAGCTTGATATGGCGTGGGCCGTTATGGGAGAGGTGTATGGGAGCAACACAAAATTCTCGAAGTTCGGTTTGACGATTCGGAGGGTTCGCTCAAATATTACCGATGATCTGGCGGCATTTGCCAATCTGTCCTCCTTCGTGCCGCGACGAGTCGAGCTTGGCGTTGCGAGGGCGGGCGTCTTAAAGCTTTTCATTGAGCCGTTGTATGGAGACAAGCCGGAAATAGGCATTCGCGAACTCATTCAAAACGCTGTCGACGCCGTTCGCGAGCGTTGGGAATTTGAAAAGAAACATGGTCTATCGGGTTCGCTGTCCGCACCCGAGGAAGATGATGTCGAAGTTTGGCTCGATGAGCCAGATGAGAATGGCGCGTCCACGCTGACCGTCACTGACAAAGGCATCGGAATGACCGACGAAATAATTACGAATTATTTTTTGAAGGCTGGCGCATCATTTAGGAAGAGCATCGCATGGAAGAAGGAGTTTGAAACCGGGACAGACGCGTCCGAGGAGCCAAAGTTAAAATCTCAGGTACTCAGATCTGGCCGCTTTGGAATCGGGGTATTAGCAGCTTTCTTGCTCGGTGACAGAATTGAGGTTGCTACAAGGCACATCACAAGCGAGCGGGGTCTTCGATTTTCCTTACACCTAGATGTGCAGCCTGCAGCGCTTGAGTTGGAGCCCATTCAATTGAACTACGACGCAAATCTGCCAGTTGGCACGACCATAAAGGTCACCGTCACAAAGACTAAAAAAGAAGACCAGCCAGAAGGACTGAAGAGCCCAAACATCTTCTCAGATTCGGATCTTTGGGACTGGTATTGTCTGGAAACGCCGTCGGTCGCCCGATTCTTGGGAAGCCAAAAAAAGAAGCTTAAACAGTCAGTCACTCTTCCTGACGAGGGAGGTCCCTTGCCGGCTGGCTGGCACTCTTTGGAATCGAAGGAATATAGGACTGTTCACGCGCTGGCGCCTAAGGTATCGGCTACCAATCTATTGCGTCTTGTCTGCAACGGAATCAGGATTCCGCACGGTGTTCCTTACGCTAGCATTACCCGCGCAATTGACGATCTGCAGAAGGATGACTTCCAGGAAGAGCGAATTTTCTGGTTGGACATGCCGAGCTTTTCGATTTTTGATCCCGACGGTAATTTGCCGCTAAACCTTCAGAGAGAAGAGCTTACGAGTATTCGCCTCGATTTTTTGGAACCGGCGCTCGCTGTTCAGGCGAGAGCGTGCTTGGCATTGCTTCTGCTTACTGCTCCTGCAAGAATGCGACTAACAGCCGAATTAATACACGCGATTGAAAGCGTAGGGCATTTTCATCATACGATGCCGGTTTTCTTCACACACACCGGCACAGGTTTGCTCACGGCAAGAAACCTGCAGCTCGCAAAAGTCAAGCGTTGCCTGCTTGTGCATGCAACGTTATTCGATGAGGGCTTGTTTTCAAGCGTAACCCCAAAGTACGACGCAATATTGGTTGCCCGACAAGGCAGCCAAAGCACTTCAGCATACTACTCTCTTAACGAGTTGAATCGTTGGATTGCGAGTGCTCGCGTCCTAACAAGATCGGCTGAACGTTTTGTTGTGGGGAGGCCCCTGCGCTTTGTACGTCAGCGTTCAGATAGCCCTCTCCATTTACATCGTACTTGGAAGTGCCCACACAGTCTGCTTAGTCCTGATGATCTGAGAGGGATACACGACTTACTTTCGAGACCGGAAGGTGCGTTTCGTTCAATTGAAAGTGATTTTGTCGCGGCGGAGTTGTACCTGAAAGACCCGGTGGAAGCGACAGAGCCCCGGAAGATGTCTCTCGGACACTATTGGAAAGAGATAATCCGCGAGCCGCTTATTCCTTTTGACAGAATGGCGCGAGAAGAGCAGCTCAAACATGCCTATGACTCCCTAGAAAAATTCTTCCCTGACGCGAACGCAATAAGGGCTCGCATTGTGGAAAGACTCAATGAACGCGCCGAAGCCGCTCTGAGACCTGCGAATGTGGATCACATATTCGTCAAGGCAGGGTGTCCGCATTGCGGGAGGCCCCTTCGTACGCCAATGGCAAAGCAGTGCCGCTTCTGTGGCGCCGACTGGCACGAACCAGCGGAGCCCTCGGGGGAATCTTCGTTGTGACCCTACCTCATCTTTACGCCTAAGCGCATAATTACCTCATGCCCACTTCACCCACCCGCCTCGCGCCGTTGCCCATCGCTGACACTCACGACGTCCAGAACCAGGTCCCGCCGCTCACCGGCTACAATCTCTTTCTCACCGACCGCGTTCTGGTGGAAGCAGTGCGGCGCGAAGGCGCGGGCTGGGCGGAACGGCAGATCTCTGAACTGGGGCACTTGCTGGGCAGCCACGAAGCCCAGCGCTGGGGATTTGAGGCCAATGAAAACAAACCGGTGCTGCACACCCACGATGCCACCGGTAATCGTCGCGACGAAGTGGTCTTCCATCCCGCATGGCACAATCTCATGCGTGCGTCCATCGAGCACAAGCTGCACAGCCTGCCGTTTATGCACAAACGCGTGGGCGCCAACGTGGCCCGCGCCGCCAAGTTGATGATCACCGTGCAGAATGAAGCCGGCCACACCTGCCCCATCTCCATGACGTTCTCGGGCATGGCCGCCCTGCGCGTTGAGCCTGACCTGGCCAGCGAGTGGGAAGCCAAAGTTCTAGCGCCCACATACGACCCACGTTTTCTTCCCGCGCGGGAAAAATCCGGCGCGCTGCTGGGCATGGGCATGACGGAGAAGCAGGGCGGGTCAGACGTCCGCGCCAACACCACTCGCGCCGAGCGCCTCAGCGACCGTGGCCGCGAATTTCTCATCACCGGACACAAATGGTTCATCTCCGCGCCCATGTGCGACGCATTTCTTATCCTGGCGCAGGCGCC is a genomic window containing:
- a CDS encoding DUF1275 domain-containing protein gives rise to the protein MPRRSAFDIVPRRATVLLFTWAAGSVDALMYLSGHVFTANMTGNAVLLGISSGQLKSTAAERSLVALIAFIAGVVLGAIIVGEGDRAKTWKPVRRAVYVETVILAVFCALSFAHSPDSRTVMNLMISVSGLAMGLQSAAVKGLSLPGIATTYITGTITSLFSGLVHRWLPAAGSSGPQKDEGMRDPEHSLSLQAEVFLAYALAALVTAALRSSLPSAVAFLPVVAIAAIAVSISVPQKPKPWKLRAERERPWPAGQLHP
- a CDS encoding GAF domain-containing protein — translated: MPRHEELLQEFQLFAQSAASVETLMERMCQRLHHELARYNWVGFYLLDPKDHHFLVVGPFVGSFTPNARIPLDRGLCGACATSGKTIVVQDVAKDHRYLPGTDMVKSEIVTPVFVKSKFAAELDIESYFANTFGPADQQFVEACAALVGKYMDGAGSKP
- a CDS encoding CPBP family intramembrane metalloprotease translates to MNSIATSPTPASPWKLIAPWWHTLLLLLALAAYAGRSFYLRGFAPSAIHGRVARYALVIFAEWFFVALVWLGTRTRGVTLRELVGGSWARWTGVLRDFGIAVGFLVVSNVVLGLFTHLIHAKQQANIGQMLPQGPVEIAVWVLLSLSAGICEEIVFRGYLQKQLSAMVKSGPAGLVLQGALFGAAHSYQGGQYALVIALLGTMLGLMAHWRSSLRPGIVSHFLQDGVLALIGRH
- a CDS encoding metallophosphoesterase; its protein translation is MPKARPRKKATSSKKATQSRKATTAGKSGAAVRSFTAPQLKKMKARIQADPVLRSATGFFNTFVQASEYIVIQMMQKAGVWSGPATNPGGKGAVEFGLLDYWMNNPGNDPILKGLRDIWKTMIGLPVTQINAANYQSLLNAVAVGKPGLVAPDGTWYSQSTYGQMDPNWNLAVLMYLYHYFGDDFATFAQTPKIVPITGASPNQVKIALVGDWGTGPYSNGPAASVMQAIVRQNPDYIIHLGDVYYAGTSSEEQNNLLSVWPAAYSGKSFTLNSNHEMYDGAFGYFKALSSSIFKLQNNASYFALQYANPQQPGKPWTILGLDSAFWSPSPMVMDGSIQGIPGTGSGYLAQPTFIQGLVKGGVAAQNAIVLTHHNPIAYDGSELVTDWLGNCLWAQVTAALSGTPKAWYWGHVHNGIVYPNPTYTKNNVYGRCVGHGALPFGNAWGLQQAPASQVQCYDNTANPSLPPRVMNGFAMLTITTGGQVTEAFFQQDGTPAPWVKGALGYQLG
- a CDS encoding ATP-binding protein; this encodes MSKLHDTLLQYPQFFKDKLESAPKIRAAVDTTIGLVSDVLLVSKLPFFQDYTDHGYQHLSKVLEIADKLIQETAKDVCSPEDIAVLAFSILLHDLALHLSEAGFLSLVAPQGCDAGEKAPIQDWPRLWAEFLSVARHWDDRKLVEIFGADESGAPLALVRNPLDHYGNLTESDRKLIGEFIRQHHAQMAYEFAIAGFPGSGSQRLKFEAFDPELREIAGIVARSHGFALRDGIRNLEDRQISKLEQDNIHPVFLMGILRVADFLELGADRAPLIAFTYKEFKSPVSKKEWRTNQAFRAISWSNPDAESIYVPAKPKDVYSFLELRRWLQAIQSELDMAWAVMGEVYGSNTKFSKFGLTIRRVRSNITDDLAAFANLSSFVPRRVELGVARAGVLKLFIEPLYGDKPEIGIRELIQNAVDAVRERWEFEKKHGLSGSLSAPEEDDVEVWLDEPDENGASTLTVTDKGIGMTDEIITNYFLKAGASFRKSIAWKKEFETGTDASEEPKLKSQVLRSGRFGIGVLAAFLLGDRIEVATRHITSERGLRFSLHLDVQPAALELEPIQLNYDANLPVGTTIKVTVTKTKKEDQPEGLKSPNIFSDSDLWDWYCLETPSVARFLGSQKKKLKQSVTLPDEGGPLPAGWHSLESKEYRTVHALAPKVSATNLLRLVCNGIRIPHGVPYASITRAIDDLQKDDFQEERIFWLDMPSFSIFDPDGNLPLNLQREELTSIRLDFLEPALAVQARACLALLLLTAPARMRLTAELIHAIESVGHFHHTMPVFFTHTGTGLLTARNLQLAKVKRCLLVHATLFDEGLFSSVTPKYDAILVARQGSQSTSAYYSLNELNRWIASARVLTRSAERFVVGRPLRFVRQRSDSPLHLHRTWKCPHSLLSPDDLRGIHDLLSRPEGAFRSIESDFVAAELYLKDPVEATEPRKMSLGHYWKEIIREPLIPFDRMAREEQLKHAYDSLEKFFPDANAIRARIVERLNERAEAALRPANVDHIFVKAGCPHCGRPLRTPMAKQCRFCGADWHEPAEPSGESSL